DNA sequence from the Leptospirillum ferrooxidans C2-3 genome:
ATGAACAACTCGAAGATGAAATCCAGAAAACGGTCCTGTTCTCGAAGGCCCCTCTTGGTATCGTTCTTTATGACATCAAGACCTTCGCCATTGTGGACGCCAACAAGACATTTCTCGGGATGATCGGCATTTCAACGCTCGAGGAGCTGCATTCCACAAACTTCCGGAACCTTATGAACTGCTGTAACGATGGCGATCCAATCGGAGCAGAAGGACACGAAGTCAGTCAGACGATCAGAAAACCTATCTGTCGCATGGACAACTCCCGATTCCAGGCCGAATTGACCTTTTCCCAGGTCGAGATCCGGGGAAAAGGGATGGCCATTGTCCATATCCGTGATGTCAGCCAGCAAACCATCTCCGAAGAAACGACACTCCTCTCAGTCGAACTTGACCGGATGATCGTGAATGGCTCCTCTCTTGACGAGCTGGTTCGGTTTACTCTCCGGAAAATCCAGGAGATCTTTCCGTTTTTCGCCTCTTACTTTTTCATGACATCACAGGACAAGAGGATCCGCTATCTCGCCGTTGAATCCAGCGATCCCCTATATGAAAAAGAGCTCCTTGAGCTCACCCGGAACCATCGCTGGGACACCCCGCCCGGGAACAGGACACTTCTCGGTCAGGCGATGAACCAAAACAAACCCCTTTTCGCCTCGCGAGAGAATGGATTTTTAGGAACTCCGCTTGCAGGATGGGCCCACCGGTTCAAGCTTGCCGCACTGTATCTTCTCCCGGCCAATTCGGAAGAATCCATGATTCCGTGGGGAGTCCTGACAGTTGCGGCTCTCACAGAAAGGGACCTCGACCCAAAAACACGGAACCATCTGGAACAAATCACGGAAAAACTCGAGAATGCCTATAAAAACCAGAAAGAGTTCGAAAAGCTCCAGTCGGAACGAAACAGCATCTTCGAAAAGGCGCCTGATGGCATCTATCTTCTGGATGCCAAAACGCTTGCGATTCTGGAAACCAATCAGGTCTTTTGCGGGATGATCGGCGCGAAAGACAAAAGCGAACTGGTCGGGAAAACCCTTTTTTCCCTCTCGGACGAACCGGAAGAGACTGTCAGGGCGATCTTTTTCCCGCCGCAGAGCACATCCGGATATAAAAATTCCATCCGCCAACGATTTGCCAGACTGAACGGAAGCCATATCAATGTTCTCTTGAGCTTTTCAAAAGTGATGTTCAGGAACAGGGAATCTTTTCTTACCCATGTCAGGGATATCACCGGGGAGCTTCAGTCGGAAGCATCCACCCGGATCGCCCGGGAAGTGGATCGACTGATCCTTTCCGGAAGTTCACTCGACGATCTCCTCGAAATGATCTCCCGGGAAATTTTCACGGCCTACTCCTTCACCGGGGTGACCTTTGCCGTTCCCAAAGAGGATGGCTCCATCACCTTCCAAAAACACTTCACCTCCCTTGACCTTCCGGGAGATTTCACAAGCCTTATTGAAAAAGGGGTCAACTGGAAGATCGACCCCTATCACAACACCTCCTTTTCCCGGGCGATCATCTCGTTGAAGCCCGAGTTCGTTGCCGGAGACGAACTGGACAAGAGCCCTCTTTCCAAGAATCTGCGAAAATCAGGAGTCGAAGCGATTTTTGCCATTCCTGTCCTTCATGGCCCAGGCACCCTGCCAAGAACCATTCTGGTCCTATGGGCCCGCCATCCCGAGGACATGAACCCCCATCTCCGTCAGATTCTTGTCGACTTTACCGACAAGATCCGGCTGGCGTTTTTCCGGATGGAGGAGCAAAACAGGATCCGTCTTGGACAGTCCGCAATGGAATCGAGTCAAAGTCCCATGGTGATCACAAAACCCGACGGGTCGGTCGAATGGGCCAACCCGGCCTTCTACCGCATGATCGGCGCCAGGGAATACCGGCCGGAAATCATCCATCTCCCCTCCCTTTTCCCCTGCCCTCCGGAAAAGGTCAAGACACAGCACCTTGAAGAGGTTTTGCTTTCGGGAGAAGTTTTTGACGGCATTGAAACAGGCTGGACGATTGATGACCGACGGATCTCGGTGCGCGCCATTGTCTCTCCGCTTCGGAACCATGAAGGCGAGTGGACCCATTCGCTCATCCACTTCAATGACATTACCCAAGAACTTGAACTGTCCGAGATCGACCGGCTGATCGCCGAACTCGACCTCAAGGTCCTGAAGGGAGACTCCCTCAGGGATCTGCTGGCCCATCTTTCGAGGCGTGTCCGGAAGATCCACGAATCCATCTGGGTCCATATCATGATCGGAGACCAGGAAGGCAATCTCTGGACACAAGCCTTCTCCGCCGAAAAAGCCAGCATTTCCGAGGAGATCAGAAAAATACCCGAACCGGTCCACTCATCGAAAGATATCGATTCCATTTCCCTCAAGGCCATCAGAAGCGGACGACATGAATCGGTCAACATATCCCAGCTGGATCCGGACTATCCTTTTTGCAAGCTTCTGAGATCATTCGGAGTCGCAGAGATTCACGCGTTTCCGTTCCGGGCAACGGAAGGCCGGGCAGGTATCATCACCATCATGCAAAAGACCATCGGGAGCATCACAGCGCTCTCCCAAGACAGGGTCGAACAACTCCTGAAACGTCTCTCCAATGTGATTGAGCGCTATTCGGAACAGGAGCGGCTGAGACTTCAGGAAGCGGCGATGGAAAATGTCGCCAACGGAATCATGATCACCGATACCACCGGAAAGATAGAGTCCGTCAATGAAGCGCTCGTCCACATGTCGGGCTATGAACGGGAAGAACTGATCGGCGCCAACCCGAGGATCCTCAAATCCGGGCGCCATGACCCCTCCCTCTATGAAACCCTCTGGGAGAATTTGCTGAAAGGAAAGTCCGCCGACAATATCCTGATCAACAGGCGGAAAGACGGAACATTCTTTACCGTGGAATCCAATATCACACCAATGAGATCCCCTTCAGGAAAAATCACCCATTTTATCCAGATCCAAAAAGATGTCTCCCAAAGGATCCAGAAAGATCGCGAGATCTGGAACCTTGCCAACATTGACCCTCTCACCGGGCTTTTTAACCGCGCCGCGTTCCTGACCAGACTGAGGTCCGAAATCCGGAGATCGGCAAGGGATGGCTATTCCCTGATTCTCTTGTTCCTGGACCTCGATGGTTTCAAGGAAATCAACGACACGATGGGACACGCCGCCGGGGACCGGTATCTGAAGGTCATCGCCGATCGGCTTCTCAATGGAGTGCGCTCGAACGATCTGGTCGCAAGGCTTGGGGGAGACGAGTTTGTCATTCTTCTGACCGAGGTCTCGGATATCCTCACCACAACCAGTTTTGTGACCAAAACGCTGGAAAAGCTTTCCATGCCTGTGGTCGTTGACGAAAGGGAAATCCATACAAGCTCCTCCATCGGTCTCTCCATCTATCCCAAAGATGCCGTAGACGGGGAAGATCTCCTCCGAAAGGCCGATATCGCCATGTACCAGGTCAAAAGCCATGAAAAGAACGGATGGCTTTTCTATGATCCGGTCATGGAAGAAAAAATCCGGAAACGCTACAACCAGGAAAATGCCCTCAGGACCGCAATCGCGAACCGGGAATTCACGCTCTTCTATCAGCCCCAGGTGGATATTCCCAAAAACATGATTGTCGGAGTCGAAGCACTGGTCCGCTGGAAAAAGCCCTCAGGCGAAATCGTCCCGCCCATTGATTTCATTCCACTGGCCGAGGAAACCGGACTGATCATTCCTCTTGGGGAATGGATCCTCGAGGAGGTCATCAACACCGCTTCCAGATGGCACAGGGATGGACGACCGAGACTCCGGGTGGCGATGAATGTTTCGATACGGCAGTTCTGGAACCAGCAATTCTGGGATCTGTTTGACAGGAAATTGCAGGAACACCCGGATCTTTCAAGCTGGATCACGATAGAGCTGACGGAAAGCCTCTTGATGAAAGACCCGGCCAGAGCCAGGGAACGGCTGATGGATATCCGGAATCAGGGGGTCAAGATCGCCATCGACGATTTCGGAACCGGATATTCATCACTGTCCTACCTGACCAGACTCCCCGTCGATATCCTGAAGGTCCCCCAGGAGTTCGTCCTTCAAATGAAAAACAGCTCCCTTGACCTGTCGATGGTCAAAACCATCATCCAGATGGCCAAGAGCCTCTCTCTTCACCTTGTGGGAGAAGGGGCCGAAACCAAATCGGAAGTGGACATCCTCACCGATCTTGAATGCATGGTCCTTCAGGGATATGCCATCTCGCGTCCACTGCCTCTTGAACAGATGGAAGCCTTCATGGACAGGGATATCGAACTTTTCAGGGAATAAATTCCAGCCACCGCCACTCTCCCTCCTATGCGTCACACAGACTCCAAAGATCCTCCCCCCTGAACCTTTCCACCAAGGGAAATGGAACGGGACAGGAAATGCGCGCCTCCCACAAACAGCAGGGATCCGATCACATCGGAGCTCCAGTGCCAACCGATCGCATTCACCCCGACAGCAATGATCGAGGACCATATCGCAACATATGCGAGTGTCCGGGGTCCGTCCTTTTTCCCGTAAAGCCACAGGGCAACCAGGGAGAGGAGCATAAATGCCCGGAGTGTATGGCCAGAAGGGTATGAATAGGGTGTCCTGATGCTGATGACAGGATGGAGATAGGCATCGAGGGGGTCTCTGGAAAGAAACGGAAGGGGCTGGAAAAGAACGCGCTTCATGACATGCTCCAGGATGCTTCCCGCCAAAAAGAATCCCGTCAGCACAAATGCCGTCAGAGTCTTGTCGCCCATTCCGGATTTTTTCCCGCGGATGATCCAAACGAGAATGACGATCCAGATGGGCAGCGAAAATTCGACATTGCCCGTGCGGCAAACCAGACCAAAAAACCAGGCCATGAATTCCGGCATCCTGTCGTGAAACGCTCTGGCAACTGCCAGATCCATCGGCCTTAGAATCCCCTTGTCAACAAGGGCGGACCAGACGGCAAAAAGCGCCAGAAAAAGAGCCCCCCGCATCAGATATCGCCGGTCGAGGGAGTATCTCAATGAGACTCCAGCCACCAGGGAATGGGGCTCACCGATCCATTTTTCAGATGACGGCGAGATATGTCCCGAACCACAAAATAGGCTTTTTCAAACACTTTTGTCCGGAACTTGACCGGAGGACCCGCACCAGGATTGCAGTCTTCAGGATCGGTCAGAACCCAGCACACCCGGCACAGAAGAGGACGGTCCTCATAGATGGAGCAGAGATTTCCCTCTCCCAGAAAGGGACAGGGGAGATTCTCCTTCTCCCAGTCTTCACAAGTCGCCAAAAGGCCTTCAAATGTTGAAAGATCCGCAGGAGGACTGGTCTTTGCGGCCAGTTCCTTCAACCTGGCATTTCGATCCCGGACAATCTCCATCCAGCTCTCTTTCCTGTCCTCTGGCTCGACAGAAAGCCGATCGATCATCAGGGCTGCCTCAACGCTGGAGGTCGACACCATCACCCTGCAGCATGCCGAGCATCCCGCATTGCAGGACATGCCGGAGGCAATCTGGCTGCCGAGTTCATCGACCAGAGCATAGATCGACCGTAAAGCCTTTTTGGCCCATTCGGGATTTTCCGGCAAGCGACTCCCCTCATTCTCGATCGACTCAAGCCGGGCAATCATCTCCTCCATGAGCGCAAAAGGGGGATGGAACTCCTCCCTCCGATAATTCATGAAGACAGGGTGGCCGATCTGAAGCGTTGGCCCTTCCTCCCAGAATTTCGGATCAGCACCTGTTTCTTCCGGATGTTCACTCATTGGGTTTTCCCTTTACGGCATCCTTCAATGGCCCTTTGGCATTCAAGAAAGGGGTCCTGGACAGAAGGTCCGCCTTTTCTCCAAGGGTGGACAGATCCATCGCCCTGACCTCCCCTTTCCTGTCCGCAAAGAAAATCATTGAACCGATCAATGAGAGTGAACGGGGGCCAAGAGGAGATTTTCCCTTCCATTCATGGACCTTTTGACCACTTTTTCGATCAATGGCGACAATATGGCCAGAAGGCAGCGGAACGAACAGGAGACGTCCGACAGCGGTCCCCCCTGTATGAGGGGATCCCCCGATATGACTTTTCCAGAGGAGTTGACCACTATCCGAAACGGCCAGAAGATCGCCCTTCTCGGGAAGGGGGACATACAGGACCCCGTCCGCATCCACCAGGGTCAGCATCTCTTCAGGAATATCCTTCGATGAATCCGAAAGGGAAAGTGTCCACAAAATCCTTCCTGTTACGGGATCAAGGGAAACAAGCACCATTGCCCCGGAATCCTTTTTCCGGAAAACGGTGGCCATGCCCTCGCCGGTCAATACCGGATCACCAATGAAAAATCGGTCATAGGTTGTTGTGTTGGACAGGGCAAAGCGCCAATCGGTCTTCAATGGGGATTTGGTCACCCGGTCGATCATCGGCGGATTTTCCT
Encoded proteins:
- a CDS encoding EAL domain-containing protein, which codes for MTDFDDSCLQNEPSAMTPDRWDLFEPSPDGVFLLDPKELFIVKSNATFRNMLGRGPEELPPGTPLSVFATTPRSITETNIQRLWKTPEKSGNFSTRYRRKDGSLFHARLRATLLGEPQSGLLFVRVIDVTEEAEAEKVSHICSQIDQQILLKQPPEDILSGAIFELASFFSFPAITCVIPSPDGTLKKQEVAGNDPELTSSILTSSCPLLADLNLKPDSLPGRTVSVRSDLFLNREDLDRDDQSSWYSDRGIEEIFSISLSGADEGIPYAILTFFSKTPGTFTEVRKNQLRVFAGRVQTSFSRAYEQLEDEIQKTVLFSKAPLGIVLYDIKTFAIVDANKTFLGMIGISTLEELHSTNFRNLMNCCNDGDPIGAEGHEVSQTIRKPICRMDNSRFQAELTFSQVEIRGKGMAIVHIRDVSQQTISEETTLLSVELDRMIVNGSSLDELVRFTLRKIQEIFPFFASYFFMTSQDKRIRYLAVESSDPLYEKELLELTRNHRWDTPPGNRTLLGQAMNQNKPLFASRENGFLGTPLAGWAHRFKLAALYLLPANSEESMIPWGVLTVAALTERDLDPKTRNHLEQITEKLENAYKNQKEFEKLQSERNSIFEKAPDGIYLLDAKTLAILETNQVFCGMIGAKDKSELVGKTLFSLSDEPEETVRAIFFPPQSTSGYKNSIRQRFARLNGSHINVLLSFSKVMFRNRESFLTHVRDITGELQSEASTRIAREVDRLILSGSSLDDLLEMISREIFTAYSFTGVTFAVPKEDGSITFQKHFTSLDLPGDFTSLIEKGVNWKIDPYHNTSFSRAIISLKPEFVAGDELDKSPLSKNLRKSGVEAIFAIPVLHGPGTLPRTILVLWARHPEDMNPHLRQILVDFTDKIRLAFFRMEEQNRIRLGQSAMESSQSPMVITKPDGSVEWANPAFYRMIGAREYRPEIIHLPSLFPCPPEKVKTQHLEEVLLSGEVFDGIETGWTIDDRRISVRAIVSPLRNHEGEWTHSLIHFNDITQELELSEIDRLIAELDLKVLKGDSLRDLLAHLSRRVRKIHESIWVHIMIGDQEGNLWTQAFSAEKASISEEIRKIPEPVHSSKDIDSISLKAIRSGRHESVNISQLDPDYPFCKLLRSFGVAEIHAFPFRATEGRAGIITIMQKTIGSITALSQDRVEQLLKRLSNVIERYSEQERLRLQEAAMENVANGIMITDTTGKIESVNEALVHMSGYEREELIGANPRILKSGRHDPSLYETLWENLLKGKSADNILINRRKDGTFFTVESNITPMRSPSGKITHFIQIQKDVSQRIQKDREIWNLANIDPLTGLFNRAAFLTRLRSEIRRSARDGYSLILLFLDLDGFKEINDTMGHAAGDRYLKVIADRLLNGVRSNDLVARLGGDEFVILLTEVSDILTTTSFVTKTLEKLSMPVVVDEREIHTSSSIGLSIYPKDAVDGEDLLRKADIAMYQVKSHEKNGWLFYDPVMEEKIRKRYNQENALRTAIANREFTLFYQPQVDIPKNMIVGVEALVRWKKPSGEIVPPIDFIPLAEETGLIIPLGEWILEEVINTASRWHRDGRPRLRVAMNVSIRQFWNQQFWDLFDRKLQEHPDLSSWITIELTESLLMKDPARARERLMDIRNQGVKIAIDDFGTGYSSLSYLTRLPVDILKVPQEFVLQMKNSSLDLSMVKTIIQMAKSLSLHLVGEGAETKSEVDILTDLECMVLQGYAISRPLPLEQMEAFMDRDIELFRE
- a CDS encoding phosphatase PAP2 family protein; the protein is MRYSLDRRYLMRGALFLALFAVWSALVDKGILRPMDLAVARAFHDRMPEFMAWFFGLVCRTGNVEFSLPIWIVILVWIIRGKKSGMGDKTLTAFVLTGFFLAGSILEHVMKRVLFQPLPFLSRDPLDAYLHPVISIRTPYSYPSGHTLRAFMLLSLVALWLYGKKDGPRTLAYVAIWSSIIAVGVNAIGWHWSSDVIGSLLFVGGAHFLSRSISLGGKVQGGGSLESV
- a CDS encoding YkgJ family cysteine cluster protein yields the protein MSEHPEETGADPKFWEEGPTLQIGHPVFMNYRREEFHPPFALMEEMIARLESIENEGSRLPENPEWAKKALRSIYALVDELGSQIASGMSCNAGCSACCRVMVSTSSVEAALMIDRLSVEPEDRKESWMEIVRDRNARLKELAAKTSPPADLSTFEGLLATCEDWEKENLPCPFLGEGNLCSIYEDRPLLCRVCWVLTDPEDCNPGAGPPVKFRTKVFEKAYFVVRDISRRHLKNGSVSPIPWWLESH